A DNA window from Pseudoalteromonas spongiae UST010723-006 contains the following coding sequences:
- the rpsL gene encoding 30S ribosomal protein S12 → MATINQLVRKPRRSKVKSNNSAALKACPQKRGVCTRVYTTTPKKPNSALRKVARVRLTNGFEVTSYIGGEGHNLQEHSVILIRGGRVKDLPGVRFHTVRGALDCAGVNDRRQGRSKYGAKRPKG, encoded by the coding sequence ATGGCAACTATCAACCAGCTAGTGCGTAAGCCACGTCGCAGCAAGGTTAAATCAAATAACTCAGCTGCGCTTAAGGCTTGTCCTCAAAAGCGTGGCGTATGTACTCGTGTATATACAACAACACCTAAGAAACCAAACTCGGCTCTACGTAAAGTAGCGCGTGTTCGTTTAACGAACGGTTTCGAAGTAACTTCATACATCGGTGGTGAAGGTCACAACCTTCAAGAGCACAGTGTAATTCTTATCCGTGGTGGTCGTGTTAAAGACTTACCAGGTGTACGTTTCCACACTGTTCGCGGTGCACTTGACTGTGCAGGCGTTAACGACCGTCGTCAAGGTCGTTCTAAGTACGGTGCTAAGCGCCCTAAGGGCTAA
- the rpsG gene encoding 30S ribosomal protein S7, whose product MPRRRVIGQRKILPDPKFGSELLAKFVNVVMLDGKKSTAEKIVYGALDVAAEKSGKSHLEIFESALENVRPQVEVKSRRVGGSTYQVPVEVRPVRRNALGMRWLVEAARKRGEKSMGLRLAQEMIDAAENKGTAVKKREDVHRMAEANKAFAHYRW is encoded by the coding sequence ATGCCTAGAAGACGCGTAATAGGTCAACGTAAAATTCTTCCAGATCCGAAGTTCGGATCAGAGCTTCTTGCTAAATTCGTTAACGTAGTAATGTTAGACGGTAAGAAGTCAACTGCTGAAAAAATCGTATATGGTGCGCTAGACGTGGCTGCTGAGAAATCAGGCAAGTCGCACCTAGAAATCTTCGAATCGGCACTTGAAAATGTTCGCCCACAGGTAGAGGTTAAATCTCGCCGTGTTGGTGGTTCAACATACCAAGTACCAGTAGAAGTACGCCCAGTTCGTCGCAACGCATTAGGTATGCGTTGGTTAGTTGAAGCAGCTCGTAAGCGTGGTGAAAAATCAATGGGCTTACGTCTTGCACAAGAAATGATTGATGCTGCTGAAAACAAAGGCACTGCGGTTAAGAAACGTGAAGACGTTCACCGTATGGCTGAAGCGAACAAGGCATTCGCTCACTACCGTTGGTAG
- the rpoB gene encoding DNA-directed RNA polymerase subunit beta — MAYSYSEKKRIRKDFGKRPQVLDVPFLLSTQLESFKKFLSPDAEGNHGLEAAFRSVFPIKSYSGNSELQYVSYRIGEPVFDVKECQIRGVTYSAPLRVKLRLVLMDKEAPGTVKDIKEQEVYMGEIPLMTDTGTFVINGTERVIVSQLHRSPGVFFDNDRGKTHSSGKVLYNARVIPYRGSWLDFEFDPKDNLFVRIDRRRKLPASIILRALEYSTEEILDMFFETTTFEVADGKVLMELVPSRLRGETAIFDIKDPSGDVIVESGRRITARHIKQLEKNNVTQLEVPHEYIIDRVVAKNYINEDTGEIVAEANAELSLELMAELVKAGFNKIETLYINEVDSGAYMSETVRVDPTNDRLEALVEIYRMMRPGEPPTRDAAEALFDNLFFSEERYDLSQVGRMKFNSRVGHEEGYGAGTLSKEDIVAVMKVLIDIRNGKGEVDDIDHLGNRRIRSVGEMAENQFRVGLVRVERAVRERLSLGDLDAVMPQDLINAKPISAAVKEFFGSSQLSQFMDQNNPLSEVTHKRRISALGPGGLTRERAGFEVRDVHVTHYGRVCPIETPEGPNIGLINSLSTYARTNDYGFLETPYRKVIDGVVTDEVDYLSAIEEGQFVIAQANANLTEENRFVDEQIPCRHKGESTFMPSDSIQYMDVSPQQVISVAAALIPFLEHDDANRALMGSNMQRQAVPTLRADKPLVGTGIERTLAKDSGVTIVAKRGGVVDYADASRIVVNVNEDERVPGEAGIDIYNLTKYTRSNQNTCINQKPTCMVGEPVVRGDVLADGPSTDLGDLALGQNLRVAFMPWNGYNFEDSILLSERVVQEDRLTTIHIQELQCIARDTKLGPEEITADIPNVGESALGKLDESGVVYIGAEVKGGDILVGKVTPKGETQLTPEEKLLRAIFGEKASDVKDSSLRVPNSVSGTVIDVQVFTRDGVEKDKRALEIEEMQVREAKKDFNEEFKILEEGVLSRARKLLIAAGMDEASLAGLAADKLLTQSLADEAQQGELEQLAEQYDELKADYDKRFETKRRKITQGDDLAPGVLKIVKVYLAVKRRIQPGDKMAGRHGNKGVISTIVPVEDMPYDDRGRTVDIVLNPLGVPSRMNIGQILETHMGLAARGIGERLEDMMKEQRELHELREFIAKAYALGDCRQKVDIASFSDDEIRRLAENLKGGLPIATPAFDGAKESEIKELLELGGYPSSGQVTLYDGRTGDEFERKVTVGYMYMLKLNHLVDDKMHARSTGSYSLVTQQPLGGKAQFGGQRFGEMEVWALEAYGAAYTLQEMLTVKSDDVNGRTKMYKNIVDGNHKMEPGMPESFNVLLKEIRSLGINIELEEE; from the coding sequence ATGGCTTACTCTTATTCTGAAAAGAAACGTATCCGTAAGGATTTTGGTAAACGTCCACAAGTGTTGGATGTGCCGTTTCTACTGTCTACGCAGTTAGAATCCTTTAAAAAATTCTTAAGTCCGGACGCAGAAGGCAATCACGGCCTTGAAGCAGCATTCCGTTCTGTTTTCCCGATCAAAAGTTACTCGGGAAATTCTGAGCTACAATACGTAAGTTATCGTATTGGTGAGCCAGTATTTGATGTTAAAGAGTGTCAAATCCGCGGTGTGACTTATTCTGCACCATTACGCGTTAAGCTACGCTTAGTGCTAATGGACAAGGAAGCACCAGGCACAGTTAAAGACATTAAAGAGCAAGAAGTATACATGGGCGAAATTCCGCTCATGACCGATACAGGTACTTTTGTGATCAATGGTACTGAGCGTGTAATCGTTTCTCAGCTACATCGTTCACCAGGTGTATTCTTCGATAATGACCGTGGTAAAACGCACTCATCGGGTAAAGTTTTATATAATGCACGTGTTATTCCTTACCGTGGTTCTTGGTTAGATTTCGAATTCGATCCAAAAGATAACCTATTCGTACGTATCGACCGTCGTCGTAAACTGCCAGCGTCTATTATTTTACGCGCACTAGAATATTCAACTGAAGAAATTCTAGATATGTTCTTCGAAACTACAACGTTCGAAGTAGCAGACGGTAAAGTATTAATGGAACTTGTTCCATCACGTTTACGTGGTGAGACTGCGATCTTTGATATTAAAGATCCTTCTGGTGATGTGATTGTTGAATCAGGCCGTCGTATTACGGCGCGTCACATCAAACAACTAGAAAAGAACAACGTTACTCAGCTAGAAGTTCCGCACGAGTACATCATTGATCGTGTTGTAGCGAAAAACTACATCAACGAAGACACAGGTGAAATTGTAGCTGAAGCAAATGCTGAGCTGTCACTTGAGTTAATGGCTGAACTTGTTAAAGCTGGCTTTAACAAGATTGAAACACTGTATATCAACGAAGTTGATAGCGGTGCATACATGTCAGAAACTGTACGTGTTGACCCAACAAATGATCGTTTAGAAGCGCTTGTTGAAATCTACCGCATGATGCGTCCTGGTGAGCCACCAACGCGTGATGCAGCAGAAGCACTATTCGATAACTTATTCTTCTCTGAAGAGCGTTACGACCTATCACAAGTTGGTCGTATGAAATTCAACAGCCGTGTTGGCCACGAAGAAGGTTACGGTGCAGGTACACTAAGTAAAGAAGATATCGTTGCAGTTATGAAGGTTCTAATCGACATTCGTAACGGTAAAGGTGAGGTTGATGATATCGACCACTTAGGTAACCGTCGTATTCGTTCTGTGGGTGAAATGGCAGAAAACCAATTCCGTGTTGGTTTAGTACGTGTTGAGCGTGCAGTACGTGAGCGTTTAAGCTTAGGTGATCTTGATGCAGTAATGCCACAAGACCTAATCAATGCTAAGCCTATTTCTGCAGCGGTTAAAGAATTCTTCGGTTCATCGCAGTTATCTCAGTTTATGGACCAAAACAACCCGCTTTCAGAAGTAACGCACAAGCGTCGTATCTCTGCATTAGGTCCAGGTGGTCTAACGCGTGAGCGCGCAGGCTTCGAAGTACGTGACGTTCACGTAACTCACTACGGTCGTGTATGTCCAATCGAAACGCCTGAAGGTCCGAACATCGGTCTGATCAACTCGCTTTCAACATACGCACGTACTAACGACTATGGTTTCCTAGAAACGCCATACCGTAAAGTAATTGACGGCGTTGTAACTGACGAAGTTGATTACCTATCTGCAATCGAAGAAGGTCAGTTTGTAATTGCACAGGCAAACGCAAACTTAACAGAAGAAAACCGTTTTGTTGATGAGCAAATTCCATGTCGTCACAAAGGTGAATCAACCTTTATGCCTAGCGACAGCATCCAATATATGGATGTATCGCCACAACAGGTTATCTCAGTTGCAGCAGCACTTATCCCATTCCTAGAGCACGATGATGCGAACCGTGCACTAATGGGATCGAACATGCAACGTCAAGCAGTACCAACATTACGTGCAGATAAGCCGTTAGTAGGTACAGGTATCGAGCGTACACTTGCGAAAGATTCAGGTGTAACAATCGTTGCTAAGCGTGGTGGTGTAGTTGATTACGCTGATGCGAGCCGTATCGTTGTAAACGTAAATGAAGATGAGCGCGTTCCAGGTGAAGCGGGTATCGACATTTATAACCTAACTAAGTACACACGTTCTAACCAGAACACCTGTATCAACCAAAAACCAACGTGTATGGTTGGTGAGCCGGTTGTTCGTGGCGACGTACTTGCTGATGGTCCTTCGACAGACTTAGGTGACTTAGCACTAGGTCAAAACCTTCGCGTGGCATTCATGCCATGGAATGGTTATAACTTCGAGGATTCAATCTTACTATCAGAGCGCGTAGTTCAAGAAGATCGTCTAACCACGATTCATATTCAAGAACTTCAGTGTATCGCGCGTGATACCAAGTTAGGTCCAGAAGAAATTACAGCTGATATTCCTAACGTAGGTGAATCTGCACTTGGCAAACTTGATGAATCGGGTGTTGTATACATCGGTGCTGAAGTTAAAGGCGGTGACATCTTAGTTGGTAAAGTTACACCTAAAGGTGAAACGCAGCTAACTCCTGAAGAAAAGCTACTACGTGCTATCTTCGGTGAAAAAGCGTCTGACGTTAAAGACAGCTCATTACGTGTACCAAACTCAGTATCTGGTACAGTAATCGACGTTCAAGTATTTACTCGCGATGGTGTTGAAAAAGACAAGCGCGCACTTGAAATCGAAGAGATGCAAGTTCGTGAAGCGAAGAAAGACTTCAACGAAGAATTTAAGATCCTTGAAGAAGGTGTCTTAAGCCGTGCTCGCAAGCTACTTATTGCTGCTGGTATGGATGAAGCATCACTTGCAGGTCTTGCTGCAGACAAGCTACTAACGCAAAGCCTAGCTGATGAAGCACAACAAGGCGAGTTAGAGCAACTAGCTGAACAGTATGATGAATTAAAAGCTGATTACGACAAGCGCTTCGAAACTAAGCGTCGTAAGATCACACAAGGTGACGATTTAGCACCAGGTGTTCTTAAGATTGTTAAAGTTTACCTAGCTGTTAAACGTCGTATTCAACCGGGTGATAAGATGGCTGGTCGTCACGGTAACAAAGGTGTTATCTCGACAATCGTACCAGTAGAAGATATGCCTTACGATGACCGTGGTCGTACCGTAGACATCGTTCTTAACCCGCTAGGTGTACCATCACGTATGAACATCGGTCAGATCTTAGAAACACACATGGGTCTGGCTGCTCGTGGTATTGGTGAGCGCCTAGAAGACATGATGAAAGAACAGCGTGAACTTCACGAATTACGTGAATTCATTGCTAAAGCTTACGCATTAGGTGACTGTCGTCAGAAAGTTGATATTGCAAGCTTCTCTGATGATGAAATCCGTCGCTTAGCTGAAAACCTAAAAGGCGGTTTACCAATCGCAACTCCAGCGTTTGACGGTGCAAAAGAAAGTGAAATCAAAGAACTACTTGAGCTAGGTGGATACCCTTCAAGTGGTCAGGTAACACTTTATGACGGTCGTACTGGTGATGAGTTTGAGCGTAAAGTAACTGTAGGTTACATGTACATGCTGAAACTAAACCACTTAGTAGATGACAAGATGCACGCTCGTTCGACTGGTTCTTACAGCCTAGTAACTCAGCAGCCACTTGGTGGTAAAGCTCAGTTCGGTGGTCAGCGTTTCGGTGAGATGGAGGTATGGGCACTAGAAGCATACGGTGCTGCTTACACGCTACAAGAAATGCTTACTGTTAAGTCGGATGACGTTAACGGTCGTACTAAGATGTATAAGAACATCGTAGACGGAAACCACAAGATGGAACCTGGTATGCCAGAATCGTTCAACGTATTGTTGAAAGAGATCCGCTCACTAGGTATCAACATCGAGCTGGAAGAAGAATAA
- the rplL gene encoding 50S ribosomal protein L7/L12, which produces MSVSKDQILDAIAEMSVMEVVELVEAMEEKFGVTAAAAVVAAGPAEAAEEKTEFDVILAAAGGNKVAAIKAVRGATGLGLKEAKALVESAPAPIKEGVSKEEAEALKKDLEEAGAEVEIK; this is translated from the coding sequence ATGTCTGTATCTAAAGACCAAATCCTTGACGCTATTGCTGAAATGTCAGTAATGGAAGTTGTTGAACTAGTTGAAGCTATGGAAGAGAAGTTCGGCGTAACTGCAGCTGCTGCTGTTGTTGCTGCTGGTCCTGCTGAAGCTGCTGAAGAAAAGACTGAGTTCGACGTAATCTTAGCTGCTGCTGGCGGTAACAAAGTTGCTGCAATCAAAGCTGTACGTGGCGCAACTGGTCTTGGCCTTAAAGAAGCTAAGGCGCTTGTTGAGTCTGCTCCTGCACCAATCAAAGAAGGTGTATCTAAGGAAGAAGCTGAAGCACTTAAGAAAGATCTTGAAGAAGCTGGTGCTGAAGTTGAGATCAAGTAA
- the rpoC gene encoding DNA-directed RNA polymerase subunit beta': MKDLLKFLKQQNKTEEFDAIRIGLASPDMVRSWSFGEVKKPETINYRTFKPERDGLFCARIFGPVKDYECLCGKYKRLKHRGVICEKCGVEVTLTKVRRDRMGHIELASPVAHIWFLKSLPSRIGLMLDMTLRDIERVLYFESFVVTEPGMTTLERGQLLGEEEYLDALEEHGDEFEAKMGAEAVLDLLRDLDLGQLIAEMREELPTINSETKRKKITKRLKLMESFHQSGNNPEWMIMTVLPVLPPDLRPLVPLDGGRFATSDLNDLYRRVINRNNRLKRLLDLAAPDIIVRNEKRMLQEAVDALLDNGRRGRAITGSNKRPLKSLADMIKGKQGRFRQNLLGKRVDYSGRSVITVGPTLKLHQCGLPKKMALELFKPFIYGKLERRGMATTIKAAKKMVEREVPEVWDILDEVIREHPVLLNRAPTLHRLGIQAFEPVLIEGKAIHLHPLVCAAYNADFDGDQMAVHVPLTLEAQLEARALMMSTNNILSPANGEPIIVPSQDVVLGLYYMTRDRINANGEGLVFKDAKEAEKAYRTGVADLHARVKVRLTETVISEEGDKSEITHLVETTVGRAIFSLIMPEGLPFELVNKAMGKKQISGLLNECYRRLGLKDTVVFADQVMYTGFHYAMKSGVSIGINDMEIPPVKAEIIDAAEAEVNEINQQFQSGLVTAGEKYNKVIDIWSRVNENLSREMMANLSKDTVINAEGVEEEQDSFNSVFMMADSGARGSAAQIRQLAGMRGLMARPDGSIIETPITANFREGLNVLQYFISTHGARKGLADTALKTANSGYLTRRLVDVAQDLVINEQDCGTEDGLTMKPLIEGGDVVEPLRERVLGRVVAEDVLKPGTEEVLVERNVMLDEKLCDLLEENSVDEVRVRSVITCDNDFGVCANCYGRDLARGHLINPGESVGVIAAQSIGEPGTQLTMRTFHIGGAASRASAENSVQVKNNGSLKLHNAKYVLNSDGKIVITSRSTEITVIDEHGREKERYKVPYGAVLSVQDGAEVAGNDIVATWDPHSHPIIVEHESKVQFSDIDDSNVESQTDELTGLTRMVVKDLAKVNAKEPKLIIENDERGLQEIRIPSFTTIEVTDGSTAAAGAVLARIPQEGSKTRDITGGLPRVADLFEARKPKDPAILAEITGTVSFGKETKGKKRLVITPEQGDAYEEMIPKWRQLNVFEGESVSKGEVIADGPESPHDILRLRGVTDVANYIVNEVQEVYRLQGVKINDKHIETIIRQMIRKCIILDGGDTEFLAGEQVEVARVNIANRELEEQGKIPAKYEIQLMGITKASLATESFISAASFQETTRVLTDAAVNGKSDELRGLKENVIVGRLIPAGTGFAYHQDRINRRKQGESVEEQTVSVDEASQALTDALNAGIEGEQE; this comes from the coding sequence GTGAAAGACTTACTTAAGTTTCTGAAGCAACAAAACAAGACCGAAGAGTTTGATGCGATCCGCATCGGTCTAGCTTCGCCAGATATGGTACGTTCATGGTCATTCGGTGAAGTAAAGAAACCTGAGACAATCAACTACCGTACTTTCAAGCCTGAGCGCGACGGCTTATTCTGTGCTCGTATTTTCGGCCCAGTAAAAGACTATGAGTGTTTATGTGGTAAATATAAGCGCTTAAAGCACCGTGGTGTTATTTGTGAAAAGTGTGGCGTAGAAGTTACATTAACTAAGGTTCGTCGTGACCGTATGGGTCACATCGAGCTAGCTAGCCCTGTAGCGCACATTTGGTTCCTTAAATCATTACCGTCTCGTATCGGCCTAATGTTAGACATGACATTACGTGATATCGAACGTGTACTTTACTTCGAATCATTCGTAGTAACTGAACCGGGTATGACAACGCTTGAGCGTGGTCAGCTATTAGGTGAAGAAGAATACCTAGATGCATTAGAAGAACACGGTGACGAGTTCGAAGCTAAGATGGGTGCAGAAGCTGTACTTGATCTACTTCGTGACCTAGACCTTGGTCAGCTAATTGCAGAAATGCGCGAAGAGTTACCAACAATTAACTCTGAAACTAAGCGTAAGAAGATCACTAAGCGTCTTAAGCTGATGGAATCATTCCACCAATCAGGTAACAACCCTGAGTGGATGATCATGACTGTATTACCAGTTCTTCCACCAGATCTTCGTCCACTAGTACCACTAGATGGCGGTCGTTTTGCTACATCTGATCTGAACGATTTATACCGTCGTGTAATCAACCGTAACAACCGTCTGAAGCGTCTTTTAGACTTAGCTGCACCAGACATTATCGTACGCAACGAAAAGCGTATGTTACAAGAAGCGGTAGATGCACTGCTTGATAACGGTCGTCGCGGTCGTGCGATCACAGGTTCTAACAAGCGTCCACTTAAGTCGCTTGCAGACATGATCAAAGGTAAGCAAGGTCGTTTCCGTCAAAACCTTCTTGGTAAGCGTGTTGACTACTCAGGTCGTTCTGTAATCACTGTAGGTCCTACACTGAAACTACACCAGTGTGGTCTTCCTAAGAAAATGGCACTCGAGCTATTCAAGCCATTTATCTACGGTAAATTAGAGCGCCGCGGTATGGCGACTACTATCAAAGCTGCGAAGAAGATGGTAGAGCGAGAAGTACCGGAAGTTTGGGATATCCTAGATGAAGTAATTCGTGAGCACCCGGTTCTACTTAACCGTGCACCAACACTTCACCGTCTTGGTATCCAGGCGTTTGAACCAGTATTAATCGAAGGTAAAGCGATTCACCTACACCCATTAGTGTGTGCGGCATATAACGCTGACTTCGATGGTGACCAAATGGCGGTACACGTACCGTTAACATTAGAAGCACAGCTAGAAGCACGTGCGCTAATGATGTCAACCAACAACATTCTTTCACCAGCGAACGGTGAGCCAATCATCGTACCTTCACAGGACGTTGTATTAGGTCTTTACTACATGACACGCGATCGCATTAATGCGAACGGTGAAGGTTTAGTATTCAAAGACGCGAAAGAAGCTGAGAAAGCATACCGCACAGGTGTTGCTGACTTACACGCACGCGTTAAAGTTCGTTTAACTGAAACGGTTATCAGTGAAGAAGGCGACAAGAGCGAAATTACACACCTAGTTGAAACAACAGTAGGTCGTGCAATTTTCTCACTAATTATGCCTGAAGGCTTACCATTTGAACTTGTTAACAAGGCAATGGGTAAGAAGCAGATTTCAGGTCTTCTTAACGAGTGTTACCGTCGTCTAGGTCTAAAAGACACAGTAGTGTTTGCTGACCAAGTAATGTACACAGGTTTCCACTACGCGATGAAGTCGGGTGTTTCTATCGGTATTAACGATATGGAAATCCCACCAGTTAAAGCTGAAATCATCGACGCAGCTGAAGCAGAAGTTAACGAAATCAACCAACAGTTCCAGTCTGGTCTTGTAACTGCGGGTGAAAAGTACAACAAAGTTATCGATATCTGGTCACGTGTAAATGAAAACTTATCACGTGAAATGATGGCAAACTTATCAAAAGATACTGTAATCAACGCTGAAGGTGTTGAGGAAGAGCAAGACTCATTCAACTCAGTATTTATGATGGCCGACTCAGGTGCACGTGGTAGCGCCGCTCAGATCCGTCAGTTAGCGGGTATGCGTGGTCTAATGGCACGTCCAGATGGTTCAATCATCGAAACACCAATCACGGCGAACTTCCGTGAAGGTCTAAACGTACTACAGTACTTCATCTCGACGCACGGTGCGCGTAAAGGTCTTGCCGATACAGCACTTAAGACAGCGAACTCGGGTTACCTAACGCGTCGTCTAGTAGACGTTGCACAAGACTTAGTAATCAACGAGCAAGACTGTGGTACTGAAGATGGTCTAACAATGAAGCCACTAATTGAAGGTGGTGACGTTGTTGAGCCGCTACGCGAGCGTGTATTAGGTCGTGTAGTTGCTGAAGACGTATTAAAGCCAGGTACTGAAGAAGTACTTGTTGAGCGTAACGTAATGCTTGACGAAAAACTGTGTGACCTTCTAGAAGAGAACTCAGTGGACGAAGTACGCGTACGTTCAGTTATCACATGTGATAACGACTTCGGTGTATGTGCTAATTGTTACGGTCGTGACCTTGCACGTGGTCACCTAATTAACCCAGGTGAATCAGTAGGTGTTATCGCAGCTCAATCAATCGGTGAGCCAGGTACACAGCTTACGATGCGTACCTTCCACATCGGTGGTGCGGCATCTCGAGCGTCTGCAGAGAACAGTGTACAAGTTAAGAACAACGGTAGCTTAAAGCTGCACAACGCTAAATACGTTCTTAACTCAGATGGTAAGATTGTAATCACATCTCGTTCAACTGAAATCACAGTTATCGATGAGCACGGTCGTGAGAAAGAGCGTTATAAAGTACCTTACGGTGCGGTTCTTTCAGTACAAGATGGTGCTGAAGTAGCTGGTAACGATATCGTTGCGACATGGGATCCGCATAGTCACCCAATCATTGTTGAACACGAATCAAAAGTTCAGTTCAGCGACATTGATGACTCAAACGTAGAATCGCAAACAGACGAACTAACTGGTCTTACGCGTATGGTTGTTAAAGACCTTGCGAAAGTTAACGCGAAAGAACCTAAGTTAATCATTGAAAATGATGAGCGCGGTCTTCAAGAAATCCGTATTCCTTCATTCACTACTATTGAAGTGACTGATGGTTCAACGGCTGCGGCTGGTGCAGTATTAGCACGTATTCCGCAAGAAGGTTCGAAGACTCGTGATATCACCGGTGGTCTACCTCGAGTTGCTGACTTATTTGAAGCGCGTAAGCCGAAAGATCCAGCAATTCTTGCAGAAATCACAGGTACTGTTAGTTTCGGTAAAGAAACTAAAGGTAAGAAACGCTTAGTTATTACACCAGAGCAAGGTGATGCATACGAAGAGATGATTCCGAAATGGCGTCAGCTTAACGTATTCGAAGGTGAATCAGTATCGAAAGGTGAAGTTATCGCCGACGGCCCAGAGTCACCACACGATATCCTTCGCCTACGTGGTGTAACTGATGTTGCTAACTACATCGTAAACGAAGTACAAGAAGTATACCGTTTACAAGGTGTAAAAATTAACGATAAGCACATCGAAACTATCATTCGTCAGATGATCCGTAAGTGCATCATCCTAGACGGTGGTGATACAGAATTCCTAGCAGGTGAACAAGTTGAAGTGGCGCGCGTAAATATCGCAAACCGTGAACTTGAAGAGCAAGGTAAGATCCCAGCTAAATATGAAATTCAGCTAATGGGTATTACTAAAGCATCACTTGCGACAGAATCATTCATTTCTGCAGCATCATTCCAGGAGACAACTCGTGTTCTTACTGATGCAGCGGTAAATGGTAAGAGCGATGAATTACGTGGTCTTAAAGAAAACGTAATTGTAGGTCGCTTGATTCCGGCGGGTACTGGTTTTGCCTACCACCAAGACCGTATCAATCGTCGCAAACAAGGTGAAAGTGTTGAAGAGCAAACAGTTAGTGTAGATGAAGCATCACAAGCACTAACTGATGCACTTAATGCTGGCATCGAAGGCGAGCAAGAATAA